The Solanum pennellii chromosome 4, SPENNV200 genomic interval CCGTCCCCGTCTATAAACTTGTTCAAGTCTTGTCCTattctttatttggtttctgTTTCTACCGTTTGTCTTttaatatcttcttcttttagTTTTAGTTGATAACTGATCATGATTACTCGGACTGTTTTATGCCACTAAACAAGTAGTGTGATACCACTTTGAGCCATCTAAAAATAACTTCCCTAAAAAAACTGAAGATTTACTTTTGAGTATAGAATAACAGAAAGGTCTGAGGCCATTTCTGATACGTTTAGTATCACCAATGCCATCGGGTATGATCCTTATGTTAGTTATAATTTATGCCTATAGTAGACAGAGATCATCGGGGAGCTGATTATACTAAGATTGTTAACAGGGAGGTTTGGGCAACTTGGAGGGGTTGAAGTGGGGTGAGTGAACTAAACGGGCCATGACCAACCCACAATGGCTGTTTTGGTCAAAGATAGGTTGGATCAGTTTAAGCGAAACAATTGGTCTGGACCCCACCTGTCTAGATTGACCATCAATACTTTAGTCTCAGTTGGCCAGGTTACGTTAATATTGGCCTAATTGGACACGTCTATAATACATTAGGCCACCAGAGAAAcaagttaattttaaaaactgAATACAAAAAGGAAGAAGGTTCCAACAGAATAAGCGTCAGGTAAACAAACCTGTGACTATTATGTCTTCATGGATTTTTACGTCATCTCATCTTTCTACATTGTATTTGGACAACTGAAAACAACACGGTTCATAAATTATGTTGGGAACTTCAGAAATTTCTACATTTTATTCAATATCATTTATGAACTGTCTTGTCACATCATGGGAAGTGAGAATAGTTTTATTGGAGTTGCTGGCTGTCCTAATAAAATTACCGTTCTCATTtcctttatataaatatatgtactCGATGTAGATGCGGAGTCTTTGCTAATACAGCCTACAGGTTTAGCACTTATATCAGATGATTGATTGGCAGGTGCTCCCTGGTATTTGGGGCATCTATTATGCAGGATAAAGATCTAAATGAGTACAATCCATCTGGCTCAAGCACAAGTAAGTTCCTGTCGTGCAGCCATCAGTTGTGTGAATTGGGCTCAAATTGCAAAAACCCTAAGCAACCCTGTCCGTACACTGTGAATTATGTATCAGAAGATACATCCACATCTGGAGTGCTCGTGGAAGATATCTTGCACCTTGCATCAGGCAGCCGTATGGCAGCCAACGGTTCTGCCAGGGCTCCAGTCACTTTTGGGTGTGTGTTATTGAGTTGCTGCTTGTATCTCAAGTTCAAATAAGAATTTCGTGCATGGGACCATTTTCACGTGGTTCTGTATGCCAAGACTATATTAAACAGGTCTTAATTCTTTTTCATGTCAGATGTGGCAGTAAGCAAACTGGTGGTTACCTAAATGGAGTTGCACCTGATGGCCTTATGGGTTTGGGACCTGGAGAGATCTCAGTTCCCAGTCGTCTTGCCAAAGCTGGATTGGTTCGAAACTccttttctctttgttttaagGAAGATGATTCAGGAAGGATTTTCTTTGGAGACCAAGGGCCTGCTGGCCAGCAGACAACTTCTTTTCTGCCTTCAGAAGGACAATTGTATGTCAACTTATGAATTTTAGAGACTTCATCTTACCTTATAAAGAACACTTGCGAATTTTAGAGAATTGATTAGTTTGTGTGCTGTATTTGTCTGTTTACCTCTGCTGTTGTCTTGCATGCATGGGTTGTTATATTGTGTGTTACTCACATTATGAGTAATTCATGGTCCAGTGTTACTTATGTTGTTGGCGTGGAATCATGTTGTTTTGGGAGCTCCTGTATTGAGCAGACGAGCTTCAAAGCCATTGTGGATAGTGGGACCTCATTTACATTTCTGCCAGATCAAATTTACGATAGAGTTGTTAAAGAGGTAAGCTTACACCTACTTGCTGCTTATTGTACTATAAAGTGCAGTATTTTAATTGTCCTTTTCCTGTTACAGTTTGACAGAAAAGTGAATGCTACGAAAGCTAGCTTTGAAGGATATCCTTGGCAATATTGCTACAAATCCAGGTAATGACATATAAGATAAAGAAAGATTTACTTTCTTGTTTCTGTGCATATGTACTGAATGAGTATTTGAACCTAGACAGTTCTGAAGGTTTA includes:
- the LOC107018191 gene encoding aspartic proteinase-like protein 1 isoform X2, giving the protein MFLFSLHWMLEVTCCGFHVNVYNVLLFQPVIIAAWCSLVFGASIMQDKDLNEYNPSGSSTSKFLSCSHQLCELGSNCKNPKQPCPYTVNYVSEDTSTSGVLVEDILHLASGSRMAANGSARAPVTFGCGSKQTGGYLNGVAPDGLMGLGPGEISVPSRLAKAGLVRNSFSLCFKEDDSGRIFFGDQGPAGQQTTSFLPSEGQFVTYVVGVESCCFGSSCIEQTSFKAIVDSGTSFTFLPDQIYDRVVKEFDRKVNATKASFEGYPWQYCYKSSSEGLPKIPSFTLKFTMNSSFIVQDPVFMIYGSQGAVGFCLAVEPSGIDIGTIGQNFMSGYRMVFDRENLKLGWSRSDCEDLTDNNRLPLAPADGSSPNSLPAEQQNTPNSSGVAPAVAGRTPSNSAAPTSRGMPSKLCLTKLLFQLLLVSSNFRWSLHTFTF